From Podospora bellae-mahoneyi strain CBS 112042 chromosome 5, whole genome shotgun sequence:
TGCAGTTTCTCAACACACGGAAAGAGTCGTACACACCCTCGAGGGTAGGATCCATCGGCTCGCCTGTAGCCAGGTCAAGGCCGACAACGTTGCCATCAGCATGCTCATCGTGGAGAGCAGCCACTAGAAAGAGACATGTTAGCAGGTAGATCGATAAAATAACAGGGAGGGCCCCACGTACAGGCATCCTGAATGTCAAGACCAGCGTTGGCGGCCAAGGTCTTGGGAATGATAAGAAGAGCGTCGGCGAAGGCATCCACACCCCACTTGGCCTTGCCTCTGACAGTCTTCTTGAAAGCATCGCTCTTGAGGTGCATAGCGCAGGCGACTTGGAAGGCACCAGCGCCAGGAACAACGCTCTTGTCGACAATCATGTTGTAAACACTTCTAAGCCCATCACGAACGGCATCTGATACCTGGGCGATGGTGTGCTGGTTGGGGCCCTTGATAAGGAGGGTCACGGACTTAGGGTCCTTGACGTCCTCAATGAATGTATACTTCTCCTCGCCGAGCTGCTGCTCGTAAACGAGGCCAGCCCAGCCGAGAACATCTGGGGTCAGGTCATCGACGCTGTTTTGCGCAACACCGCCGCAGATGAGTTGTAATCTCTCCATGTTTCTCCGCTTAGCTCTGCGCAGCGCGAGGATGCCGTTCTTTGCGAGGACGTCGAGGGACAGGGGGTCGATGCCCTTCTGGTTGATAATGACAAAGTTCTTCTTGCCGTCGCTTCCGCACACCTGCTTCTTGAGATCAACaatcttcttgagcttggcgTCAACGAAGCGACGCTCGCTTTCTACCAGCTTATCCCGCTGCTCGGCACTGGAGTAGAAGAAGCTCGAGTTGATTTCGGTCTTTTCATATTCCAAGCTCACATTGAGGGTGAGAATGTAAGCGTTCTCGACACGCTTGGGCATATCGGGATGCCTCGCGCCGTGGTCGAGGGCAAGGCCCTTGATGAGTTGTGTGTCGGAGGCAGTGCGGTGCTGCATCTTCATGATCTCAACCATGTGCAAATCGGGCTTCTCGGGGGCTTGGTAGATAGCGAGGACGGCATCGACGATAGAGGGGGTCAACGTTTGGGCAAGGCTGGCACTCAGCTTTGTTGCGAGAGAGGTTCTGGcgacggagaggaggagctcaCGGTCGACTTCGCGAGCAAGCTTGAACTGGTCGAGGAACTATAGACAGTCAGTCAGAGGGAACTCACAACGGTGTCTAGCTGCAACCACAAACCTTCAACGCCTCGTTCTTCGCAATCTCGAAGCCATCTGTAATGATGCGAGGGTGGAGACCCTCCTGAATGTAGCGGTCGGCCTGCTTCAGGAGCTCGCCGACGAGCAAAACTACTGATGTTGTGCCGTCTCCGCAGATATCGTCTTGTGCTGTCGCGGCCCGCGCAATCATAACAGCCGTGGGGTTCTGTATTTGCATCTCGCGGAGGAGGACGTTGCCATCCTTTGTCAACTTGATCTGTTACCCCTGGCGGTCAGTCACTGCATATCGTCCCCGCTTCGCAATCGATTCGTACCTGACCGGCGCCGTCGACAAGCCTGTGCCCAAAATGTTAGCCAAAGTGACCCCGAGTATGCCAGAGAGTATTCATACATCTTGATGGTGCCCAGAGGGCCCAAGTTGGACTTGAGGACATCCTGGAGACCCTCACCAgcggtgatgttgacctTGAGAGCTTCGCCCCGCCTCTGTTAAACACCCAAATTAGCATCCCGGTCGTCTGGTTGTATCAGGCGGATTCGCGTACCCTGGACTCGGCCTTGGGGTTGAGAAGCTGTGCGGCGGACATGGTGGCAGACGGACAGCGAGGGAGGTATCTGACGGTTCGGGGGATCGCAAGATGTGGAGGTTCGCTGGGCTGAAGCTTGTCACCAATCGACAACTTTTTTTTGCAGTGCTTTTAGATTCCAGGCGGTGGTTTAGGCGGAGCGGCAGGCAGCGACAAGGGGTGAAGGAGCTCGGACCACGACTCAGGAGAAACACCCCGCCAACACGCTTATTGATAGCTGGACACCTCTTCTGTCACCATTCCTCCCAGCATTCATAAGTACCCACTATCATCACATCAGTGGTGGGAACCATCCATCTCACTGTTGTCTTCGTCAGGTTGGGGCATCAACAACTCACCACCGGGAATCCATGTTTGCTGGTGACGGCTTCACGAATGACTCCTTGTCTGATTTGGCTTGGATAATTCATTCTTTGTATTAATTCTTTGAGCACCTGGCGAGACACGCATCAAGCAGCATCATGAAGGGGGCACTCAGTCGCGCCTCCACTGTCCTAGCAACAGCGCTCTCGCTAGCTACGGCTCTTCCGTCATATGATCCGCCTCAGAAACAGCCAACACAGCAGGTGGCCATCATAGGTATGTTCTTCCTTAATTTGACATTTAGAGGGGTTTTACTTCTGTTTTCATCTATTTTCATCAAAACCGATGAAGCGGCTCACCAATAATCTAAATAGGAGCTGGGGCTGCGGGCTCGTCTGCTGCATATTACTTACAACAATATGCCAAGCAACATGAGCTGCTCGGAATTTCCGTCAACATCACTCTCTTTGAGAAGACGGACCGTATTGGTGGACGAACTCTGACTATCAACGCATACGATGATCCTTCACAACCAATCGAACTCGGCGCAAGCATATTCATTGAGAAGAACCATATTCTTCACGATGCCCTTCAAAGGTTCAACCTGTCTAAACGTATTCCAGATGAAGACTCAGACCCCAAGCTCGGCATTTGGGATGGCGATGAGTTTGTCTTTACGGTCAACGAGCGTGATTCATTCTGGTGGACAGCCCTCAAGGTCATTTACAAGTATGGAATCATGGCACCGAGACGAACTCAGAAGTTGATGGAAGCTACTATCGCCAATTTCTTGAAATTATACGAGGAGCCCAATTTCCCTTTCCGATCCCTTACCCAACGGGCATACGAGCTTGGTCTGATTGATGTTACCGGGGTTACCGGGGAACAACTATTGAAGGCCAACAACATCGATGATCGCTATGCACACGACATTATTCAGGCCAGCACCCGAGTAAACTACGCCTCGAACTTGGTCCGAATCCACGGTCTGGACACCATGGTAAGCCCTGATGCTATCGGTATCACCTCTCAAGCTAACCGTGCCACAGGTCTCAATGGCGCCTGAGGGTGCCATGGCTGTCCAAGGTGGTAACTGGCAAATATTCTATAAAATGGCTGAGGCATCGGGCGCCAGTCTCTTGATGAATTCGTCTGTGGCTTCTATCGGATTCTCGTCGGAAACCAATCACTACTCTGGCAACAAGAAATATCTTATCCGCACCAAGTCCGCTACATCGGAGTCaaatgggggagaggattaCCCCGTTGCCTTTGACAACGTTATTATTGCCAATCCCTACCAATTCAGCAAGATCTCAGCAGAGGAGGGCGTCATTCAACAAACCATTGACGAGATCCCCTACGTCCAGCTCCATGTCACCATTTTCGCATCGCCTCACCAGTACAGTCCCGCGTTTTTCGGCTTCACCGAGTCAAAGGATGTCCCAGGTGGTGTTCTCACAACCCTTGCCAAATCTGATGGACCAACCTCTGGGGTCAATGGCGCCGGCAAGGCAGGTTTCTTCAGCGTCACAACCTTGCGCACGACCACAAACCCCACAACTCAAAAGCGGGAGTTTATCTACAAGATCTTCTCGCCTGAGAAGGTTAGTCCTGAGTTCCTCAGTCGCCTGTTTGGAGTCGAGGTGCCCGATTCCTACACCACAGAccctgatgaggagggctcAGTGAGTCCCATCACTTGGTATTATGCCCATGTCTTTTACTCGTATCCTCAAGCCTTGCCACGTGTAACGTTCCAGGACCCTATCATCGGTCCGGGCCTGTATTATACGTCTGGCATGGACAGTTTCATTTCCACGATGGAAACCAATGCGCTAATGGGCAAGAATGTGGCCGCCTTACTCATGGACGATATTTTGAAAGCGGGCAAGAATGGCTGCAaaggggcggaggagatgcaCGAAAATACTCTGCTCGATCAGTTTCGGAGTGGCCCAGGGAGCTCAGAGAAGGACATGAAGGATTTGTAGATATATGTGGTGGGTAAATGACCCTTTGGCACCTGTTGTTTCCACGAGATGCCACTGTCGAACAATGTGGGTGTGGCTGGCCACAAAGAAGCCTTTCTTGGACCTCTGTGTCACATCAAGCCCAGTATGTGCCGTCATACGTCAAGCTAGTGGTTTCTGGCAGCTACATAGCATGATGTGCTTCCTTGATGTTGGCATCCCATAATATCGGGGACAAAATAATGGAGCCCTGTAACCGGCCAGTAGGCCTTCAAAGATCATTGAAGCCCTGTTAAAACAGATCCAAGGCCTATTGACAACTCCTTAAATATATCAACTCCCGTTGCAGGTATGTCAACTATCCTAATAAAGAGATATGAACTCTCTTTGATGGTCTGTTTGCTGTGTTCAAGAACACTTATCCCAAGTTTGAGTAGCAGtgtctatttttttttttgtccaCGGCGTGCCCATGTGATCGCTGACTGAAAGCCACAGGTCTGAAAGCCAGCACATGCAATGAGTCAGCAGCTGCCTTGGATGTGGCGCAAATCTCCACCTTTTCCGAGGTGGCAATTGGCTGGGTGCACCGCCGCAAGTTACCTCTCCCCTCCATTGTCCAGACATTTTTTTGGGGATCGCTTTTGTTATGACGCAGCTTCCCTCACGCATTTGCCCGACAGTCGAGTCCAGTCCTGTGCACTGGGTCGTCACTAAAGGCGCCGGTGAAGGTCTAGCTATCATTCTCCATTCTAAACTACAGCTTTACAGAAACATCCCTTTGCGATCTACTTAGTTTTATAGCGCCTTGTCTGTTTTCCCCgccaaacaaccaacaccccGCATCGTGAACTTTCTTCGAATCGTTGGCAGCCATGTTTGCCCTCAAAGGCAGTAAGTAACCACTTGAAACCCCCGCGACTCCCCCACAAAGCAAGACAGCCCAGTGCGCGACGGCCGCTGATGTTGCCCATTATGTCGCCATCACCTGCTAACTACATCAACGCAGTCTCCCGCCTGATCTTTGGCTCCAACAACCAGGAGTCCATGATCGAGCTGCCCCAAGGCCAACTCTACCTTGTTCGACCATTCTCACCCAAGGGATATTCTGAGCTTCTCTTCAAGGACGCTTCCGCTCGCATTCGCCGTACCGCGCAAGAATTTCAATACCAGCTTGTCGTCCAGCGAGTTTAcgaagagggcgaggctGAGCtgcttgccgaggaggaaggagacgaCCTCGAGGCCGATGCCGACATTCTCGCTGCTGAGCGCGACGAGAAGACATTCCTCCTCGACGAGGCGCTTCGTTTCCGCGTCGAGAACCGAGAGGGTAGCGAGAGGGTACTCTGCTGGAGAGACTTGAGTGGCGACGCCGGAGACGTTTTCGAGTTTGTTTGCGACGGTGGTATATCGCCCGCCCAAGTGAAGCAGTTCGAGCTTATCGCGAAGCAGTGCCAGTACGAGCGCAAGTACCGCAAGCCTCACGCCACAGCTTCTAAAGAGGATCTCCTCCAGTTCGAGTTCGACGAGCAGCCGATcccgccagccagcccaaTTCACAGCCCTGTCCTCACCAGGTCCATCGAGTCCTCCGAGATGTTTTCCCCCAAGGCTAAAGGGAAGAAAGACGTGGTCTCCGACTTGGAAGTAACGCCGACGAAGAAATTTCCTCCTACGCCGACCAAGACGCCGACCAAGACACCGACCACCAAGGGTAAGGAGCGGAATATGGGTACTCCCTCGGCCGTTGCTCACCCAGAGGCTCGCGAGATGTtggctgctgaggttgcCGAGCTCCACTTCTTTGAGTTTCAATCGGGCGCATTCGTCCTGAAGGATGAGTCTGTCACTGCAACTGTCACGGAGATCGGCAACTGGAAGTACTGGTTGCAGGTCGGCAGCGCCGACCGTGACTGGATAGGCGTCCCCGTCACGGAAGACCTCAATCCCGTCTTCAACTTCGAGTTCCTTTCTTTCATCTTCAATCAATTTCACGAGGATGGGTCAGCCTATTCATGGCTTCTTCGATTCAAGGATCAGGCGACTCTAGAGCGCTTCCAGGAGGGTTTGATGCAGGCTCTTTGGGAGCAGCTGAATCAGATCAAGTGGtccaagatcaaggacaaggagcgTGACTACGTCACCGACGCTTTCAACGATTTGACCATGGAGGATGCCgatcaagaagaggaggaggagcattATGAGGATGCAGAGGAGGGAAgcgaagatgaggacgatgacagACCACGGAGCGAACATTACGATAgtgacgaagacgaagacgatgTGGACTACAAGCCCAAGGACGGTGAGACCAACAAGCAGATCGCTGTCGGGTACAAGCATGATCGGTCGTTTGTCGTCCGCGGTTCCAAGATCGGCGTCTTCAAgcacacccccaacaacaacctcgagTTCAGCaccaacatctccaaggTTGAGACGGCAGATGGAAAGCTGTTCTCGCCCAAGAAGGTCATGCTTCACAACGAAGACCGCAATCTTATCTTGCAGAAGGATGATGACCCGAACAAGCTGTATCGCATGGATCTCGAATATGGCAAGGTCGTTGACGAGTGGAACGTCCATGAGGATATTCCCGTGGTCACCTTCGCGCCCGAGAACAAGTTTGCGCAGATGACCCACGAGCCCACGTTCCTTGGTATCAGCAAAAACGCGCTGTACCGCATCGATCCCCGTCTGTCTGGCACCAAGCTGGTTGACGCTCAGCTCAAGCAGTACGCCAGCAAGAACGAGTTCTCTGCCATTTCTACTACCGAGAAGGGCCATATCGCCGTGGCTTCCAACAAGGGTGACATTCGTCTCTTTGACCGTCTCGGCATCAATGCCAAGACACACATTCCTGCCCTTGGTGAACCCATCATCGGTCTCGACGTGTCTGCCGATGGTCGCTGGGTACTCGGTACCTGCCGTACTTACCTGCTGCTGATCGATGCCCAACAAAAGTCTGGCAAGAACGAAGGCAAGCTTGGCTTTGAGAAGTCCTTCGCTGCCGATCAGAAGCCCCAGCCTCGCCGCCTTGCTCTGAGCCCCGAGCACGTTGCGCAGTTTCACCACGAGACAGGCAAGGGTGTCAGCTTCACTCCTGCCAAGTTCAACACCGGagagggtgtcgaggagAGCAGCATCATTACCGCCACGGGTCCGTACATCATCGAGTGGAACCTTAAGAAGGTTCTGACTGGCAAGAAGACGCCCTACCTCATCAAGCGGTACTCGGACGACGTCAAGGCCGACGACTTCAAGTTTGGCACCGACAAGAACGTCATTGTCGCGCTGCCCCACGAGGTTAACATGGTTAGCCACACCCGTCTCAAGCGGCCTACTCGTGAGAGCATTGCTGGCGACTTTGGACGTCGTGGGTCTCGGTTTGGCACCCCGGCGAAGAGTCCTTCCAAGTTGAGTAGGAGTGcgattgtggaggaggctttTTAGTTTGCTGGGATATGCAGTGTTGGGTGACTGGGATGGATTGTCGTTTGCTTTTCTTTACTTGCTGAACACTGGGAGTACCGGTTTCGTGTGTTGTTTTTGACGCCTTGTTGCGTCGTCATGTATGCAGGATGATGGGATAACCGTGTgcgtttgttgttttgttttgcttAGCATCGGGAGTTGAGGTAACTTTCTTGATGAGTAAcgtcttggtgttgagggaagGGGCTTGCTTGgctgggtaggtaggtaggatTGCTGGATGACGGTTAGGGCATCTTGGTCGATATGACCTCAATTGACTACGTACCACGGCTCGTGAGTTTGAGGAGATCTCGGTATGTTTGTGATTATCGTGTTCTTCACTGAGCACTGTTTCTGAGCCCAACTACCTCTCCTCGACAATTCCCCACAGTTCGTGGTTAAGATTCACAGTCGCAATTGAAGGTTCAAGCAAGTGCAATAATATGAAATTCGTAATTCATAACCTAACTAAAAAGCAATTTGGTATCATTTCACTCCTCATTCCAATCCCATCCCTTTACAAACCCCGCCTCTCCGTCTCCTGATACGTCATCCCACCCTTGCTATCAACCCTCGGGTCTAGCTTATTCAGCAAGTCCGACTTGTGCGGGCCAGCGGTGTTTGGAGCCGGGCCCGGCAAGTGGCTATTGCCTACACCCCCCATTCCACGATGACGACCACCATCCCGATCAGAATCCACCCTTGGATCCATCATGTTTCCCGCCCTTGTCCCATGAGGCCCGTAGCTGCCCTCCGGAATGGGATTCCCGACGGCGCCGTAGCCATGTTTAGCGGGCATGCTCCTCTGCCTGTCCATGTCGGAGTCAACCCTGGGGTCGAGGGTGTTCGCCATGCGGGAGGAGTGAGGGCCGTAGGTGCCTTCGGGGATGTTgtttgggtgggaggagaggggtcCGGGTCCGGTGGCGCCGTGCATGGTCGGAGGAGCGCCAGCAGGGCCGCCGCTGAAGTGCTGGTTGCGGGAGGAATCCATGTCAGAATCGACGCGGGGGTCGAGGGCGTTGGCTAGTCTGGATTTGTGAGGGCCATAGGTGCCGGAggggatgttgttgttgtgttgggatgggggaagggggaggggttggttatCCCTAGTTGAGTCGACTGCTGGGTCGATCTTGTTGAGGAAGTCGTGCTTATGGTGGCCGGCTGTTGTGGGGGCTGGGCCGGAGGCGGCGGACTGCCCGTAGGTGGGGGGCATTTGAGTTgctgggaggttggggttgatggaggagttGTTGTCACGGCGGAGGCCGCGTTCGTTTGTGGAGTTGTACATGatgggctgtggtggtggtggtttgttgctgtgcGGTTGTGTTTGTTGTATGGTTGAGTTGGATGTCGAGAGTAGATCTTGAATTATGGTCCGCTGTGGACAGAAGGGGGTATATGTTCCCATCTGTTCTTAAACTCATGGTCTTTCACATCGAGAtatcttcctccccaagtGTGATCTCATACAACGTCATACTTGGTAAGGTGAGCGATATGGCGTCAGGGTCTGAAAGGTAGGCACGGCATCAGCAAACGATCTCCTTCCGGAACAGCACACGCAAATGTTGGAATTGCATGGCTGGAAAATTGATTTGATCAATGGATATTCGGGCCGCGTATTTGTTGGTCATTCACACGTTTCCTCGGGTGTACCCGTGACGGGGGTGAAATGACGTCGCTTGGTCTTGGAACCTGAATCCGTCAAAAGGTCGCCACTCTTAGTGACCGTTGACATCAGGCACGGGACCCTGTAATTGTGTGTGGCTTGAGTTCGAGATTGAGCATAGATTTGATATCGTGGTGGCTATTTCGTTGTAAGATTTCgatggtgaaggagaagggagcCCGCAGCAAAGCCGTGGTAATGGTTTCTCACAGCAGGTTGCGAGACTTTCAGCACGGCAATTCTCCTCACTGATTTCATGAACCTGCAATGAGTGAAATAGGCTAACTGTAAAAAGATCACTGCTTGTCATATGTGCTACGGTATTGTAGGAGATATGCGGAGAGTCATAAACATCATAACCGCTTCATTATTGTACTCCTTTCAAACCCGACCCAGCCCATGATGCCTCGCGAATTACATATCCCTTCGAGGTCCATTCACCAACCGGTTCACCGCCATACCAGCTAGTGCACTCCCTACAGTGCCCATCTTGGTACtgcccttttcctcctttctcttctctgccGCGGCCCCAATAGCAGCAGCACTAAGAGCTGCTGTCGCAACTCTAGCGCCTTTCGCACCTGTCCAAGACCCAGGCTGGTTCCTCACGCGAAAAGCCTCGATTGCGGCTGCATCAATAGCTGATTTGAGGCCCTTGTCCATTCGAGCTCTGCTGCGACTCCTTGTTGCCGGATCAGCGTAGGAACTTCTATGGGTGCTCCGGTGACGGGAACCTCTGGAGGGCGATGAGCTGTGTGCACGACGACGAGAAGAAGTGGTGTAGTGATCATCACCACGGTACGACCGACGGCTGTGATCTCTATGATGGCTGTGGGATCCGGAATGGTAGTGGGAAGAATGTCGGTGACGATGACCTCGGTCGAAGTCGTCGTAGTCTCTGTCGTACCCTCGGGAGTGGTGTCTGGACCCAGAATAAGACCGATGCTTGTCGTCCAGGCCAAGCCCTGCCATGGCATCTTCAACCTTGCCTAATGCTTGTCGGCCGAGAGATCGATGCCGTCTTGGCCGGGACTCGTAGTCGTCGTAGTACGCATTGTCGtagtcgtcgtcgtagtcGCGATGGCTGCGGCGTCGGCCGCGGTGATGGTCTGACATCTTGTTGCTTACTGCAAGACTCCTAGCGATATATCGAGTCTAAAATTGAGTGTTGGAGTTGTCTCTCAAACGACCAATTCATGAAAAAGTCAGTGAGGACTCAATGTGTATTCAATCTCGTCGGAGTCTGCCGCCAAGATTCTCCATTATCTTGATTTCGATGCTGGTACTGATATCACCTTGTGGCGTATCTCGTGTCTGTGGGGTTGCGTCACAAGCATCTTCTACTAACCAACTAAAATACAGGTGACAGTTgatctccatcttcaccgtGAAGCTTGGTGGTTTCGGTGCCGAAATAccgatggtggtgtgaagTGTGACGGAGCTGTCGGATTAGTCATGGTCATTTTGGGGTATCACTGACAGGTATAATAAGAAGTCCATCTCAGCTCATTGCCCCCGTCGCATTTGGCCTTGGAGCTTCCAAGTTCTGCGCCGTTCATCTTGGCGTGTCAGGTCTGCTCAGGAAGGTGTGCTGTTGTagactggtggtggttgtttgatTTGTGCGTCTAGGGCACATCATCATTCACTTCCTCTCGGCCGTGGTGAGTTTCTGTCTCCCCCCTAAGTTGTAAATGACACATTTGGATGGCCAGGTATTCTCATCACGAGTACGAGACCGAAGCTAGATATTCAACGTGAGTGATCCTTCTGCAAATATTGATGATTGACTCGGTGTGCCTGGTGAGTTAAGTCGGCTTATGACGTCATTTCTCCCACCATCGGATCGAGATTCCAACTCCGAAGGAAGTTGCATTTTCTCAACCAACCACACCGAATGGAAGCTCGCACTCGAATCAATGACCACGCGAAGAATTTCCATGTCCAGACAAGTTTCGCCATCAAGAACGTCAGGATCGCCCGGTCCCCCCCCACACGTTCTGCCCTGAGCCTCACAGCTGCATCCCTCAGATCAAGGTAGCATTGGGAACAATATTTTTGCAATAATGGCAGATCAAACCGGCAGGGAATGTGGTGATGCTTCTATGACGAGGAGAGTCTCACTTGAGGGGTCTTGGCGGCAGATTCAGCCAAGATATATTTGAGTCCACCCCTTCACATTAACATCTTTTATGATATCAACCTGTGGGCTCTCGCAGCTTTCTTAGAAgctcacaccaccaccaatccccGCCGGCTACCATCAACGGGTACGCGATCTGCAAGATCACCCCTTATTCGCCACCCTCAATCCTCCAGACAACCAGATTCGGGAGCCTAACAATGGCACCAAcactccaaccccgccaagtCGTAGTTACCGACAGTAGCGGAAGCAGCGGTGGAGGCCTCGACACCGGCGCCATCGTCGGCATTGTCATCGGCACCATCGCGGGCATCCTCCTGCTCTGGTGGATCATCCGCTCCTGCACAAAGCCCAACCGCCGCCCTGACCCCGACAGACAAGGCTGGTACGACGACACTCCCCCTCGCCGGTCTAGGTCCAGGTCTACCCACTctcatcgacaccatcatcaccacggACGCCATCACAGCAGAAGCCACAGCAGAAGAAGGTCCACTTCTCGTCCTGTTATACTGGAGAAGCCCGCGAGGGGTTACGCTATCCCAGTCGCTCCACAGCAGGCGTATGTCTACCCGAGTGCGGGCCGGTCCAGGAGCAGGAGTCAGGGGAGATATCATGCTTCTGGGTATTAAAGGAATACGACGATTGGGTATAATGGGGGAACATAATGACGGGAATTATGGCGGCATGGGAAACGAAACAATGAATGAATGAGCTTTTCACCGTACATGTACAAATATACCCTTCAGTCTACATACAATTTCAAATCTTTCGCGACCTTTGTCCAGTTCAAAATGCATCTCTCCACAGCAGCTCATccacgcctcctcccacccctctccGGCTCTTGCTCAGAAAGACGTCTTGCAGGGGTAGGGGCCCGTGTCTGTTT
This genomic window contains:
- the CCT6 gene encoding T-complex protein 1 subunit zeta (COG:O; EggNog:ENOG503NVVE) — protein: MQIQNPTAVMIARAATAQDDICGDGTTSVVLLVGELLKQADRYIQEGLHPRIITDGFEIAKNEALKFLDQFKLAREVDRELLLSVARTSLATKLSASLAQTLTPSIVDAVLAIYQAPEKPDLHMVEIMKMQHRTASDTQLIKGLALDHGARHPDMPKRVENAYILTLNVSLEYEKTEINSSFFYSSAEQRDKLVESERRFVDAKLKKIVDLKKQVCGSDGKKNFVIINQKGIDPLSLDVLAKNGILALRRAKRRNMERLQLICGGVAQNSVDDLTPDVLGWAGLVYEQQLGEEKYTFIEDVKDPKSVTLLIKGPNQHTIAQVSDAVRDGLRSVYNMIVDKSVVPGAGAFQVACAMHLKSDAFKKTVRGKAKWGVDAFADALLIIPKTLAANAGLDIQDALAALHDEHADGNVVGLDLATGEPMDPTLEGVYDSFRVLRNCIASSSGIASNLLLCDELLKARQMGRSGGPGPGMDGPEQ
- a CDS encoding hypothetical protein (COG:H; EggNog:ENOG503NX6W) is translated as MKGALSRASTVLATALSLATALPSYDPPQKQPTQQVAIIGAGAAGSSAAYYLQQYAKQHELLGISVNITLFEKTDRIGGRTLTINAYDDPSQPIELGASIFIEKNHILHDALQRFNLSKRIPDEDSDPKLGIWDGDEFVFTVNERDSFWWTALKVIYKYGIMAPRRTQKLMEATIANFLKLYEEPNFPFRSLTQRAYELGLIDVTGVTGEQLLKANNIDDRYAHDIIQASTRVNYASNLVRIHGLDTMVSMAPEGAMAVQGGNWQIFYKMAEASGASLLMNSSVASIGFSSETNHYSGNKKYLIRTKSATSESNGGEDYPVAFDNVIIANPYQFSKISAEEGVIQQTIDEIPYVQLHVTIFASPHQYSPAFFGFTESKDVPGGVLTTLAKSDGPTSGVNGAGKAGFFSVTTLRTTTNPTTQKREFIYKIFSPEKVSPEFLSRLFGVEVPDSYTTDPDEEGSVSPITWYYAHVFYSYPQALPRVTFQDPIIGPGLYYTSGMDSFISTMETNALMGKNVAALLMDDILKAGKNGCKGAEEMHENTLLDQFRSGPGSSEKDMKDL
- the vid27 gene encoding Vacuolar import and degradation protein 27 (COG:U; EggNog:ENOG503NX2R; BUSCO:EOG09260WG2) — encoded protein: MFALKGISRLIFGSNNQESMIELPQGQLYLVRPFSPKGYSELLFKDASARIRRTAQEFQYQLVVQRVYEEGEAELLAEEEGDDLEADADILAAERDEKTFLLDEALRFRVENREGSERVLCWRDLSGDAGDVFEFVCDGGISPAQVKQFELIAKQCQYERKYRKPHATASKEDLLQFEFDEQPIPPASPIHSPVLTRSIESSEMFSPKAKGKKDVVSDLEVTPTKKFPPTPTKTPTKTPTTKGKERNMGTPSAVAHPEAREMLAAEVAELHFFEFQSGAFVLKDESVTATVTEIGNWKYWLQVGSADRDWIGVPVTEDLNPVFNFEFLSFIFNQFHEDGSAYSWLLRFKDQATLERFQEGLMQALWEQLNQIKWSKIKDKERDYVTDAFNDLTMEDADQEEEEEHYEDAEEGSEDEDDDRPRSEHYDSDEDEDDVDYKPKDGETNKQIAVGYKHDRSFVVRGSKIGVFKHTPNNNLEFSTNISKVETADGKLFSPKKVMLHNEDRNLILQKDDDPNKLYRMDLEYGKVVDEWNVHEDIPVVTFAPENKFAQMTHEPTFLGISKNALYRIDPRLSGTKLVDAQLKQYASKNEFSAISTTEKGHIAVASNKGDIRLFDRLGINAKTHIPALGEPIIGLDVSADGRWVLGTCRTYLLLIDAQQKSGKNEGKLGFEKSFAADQKPQPRRLALSPEHVAQFHHETGKGVSFTPAKFNTGEGVEESSIITATGPYIIEWNLKKVLTGKKTPYLIKRYSDDVKADDFKFGTDKNVIVALPHEVNMVSHTRLKRPTRESIAGDFGRRGSRFGTPAKSPSKLSRSAIVEEAF
- a CDS encoding hypothetical protein (COG:S; EggNog:ENOG503P31V) translates to MGTYTPFCPQRTIIQDLLSTSNSTIQQTQPHSNKPPPPQPIMYNSTNERGLRRDNNSSINPNLPATQMPPTYGQSAASGPAPTTAGHHKHDFLNKIDPAVDSTRDNQPLPLPPSQHNNNIPSGTYGPHKSRLANALDPRVDSDMDSSRNQHFSGGPAGAPPTMHGATGPGPLSSHPNNIPEGTYGPHSSRMANTLDPRVDSDMDRQRSMPAKHGYGAVGNPIPEGSYGPHGTRAGNMMDPRVDSDRDGGRHRGMGGVGNSHLPGPAPNTAGPHKSDLLNKLDPRVDSKGGMTYQETERRGL
- a CDS encoding hypothetical protein (EggNog:ENOG503PWSI) — encoded protein: MSDHHRGRRRSHRDYDDDYDNAYYDDYESRPRRHRSLGRQALGKVEDAMAGLGLDDKHRSYSGSRHHSRGYDRDYDDFDRGHRHRHSSHYHSGSHSHHRDHSRRSYRGDDHYTTSSRRRAHSSSPSRGSRHRSTHRSSYADPATRSRSRARMDKGLKSAIDAAAIEAFRVRNQPGSWTGAKGARVATAALSAAAIGAAAEKRKEEKGSTKMGTVGSALAGMAVNRLVNGPRRDM
- a CDS encoding hypothetical protein (EggNog:ENOG503PHS7), coding for MAPTLQPRQVVVTDSSGSSGGGLDTGAIVGIVIGTIAGILLLWWIIRSCTKPNRRPDPDRQGWYDDTPPRRSRSRSTHSHRHHHHHGRHHSRSHSRRRSTSRPVILEKPARGYAIPVAPQQAYVYPSAGRSRSRSQGRYHASGY